TGCCAACGCCTCCTCTCCTCTACCCAAATAGAGCTGCCACCGCCTCCTCTCCTCTGACCAACGGAGCTCCTCCTCGCCGTTGGAGCCGCCGCGGCGTCGTTCTGAGCCGTCGCCCACGCACCCAAATACTGTGGTTTGTTTCGATTAACCCtttattgtttgattagttATCTCCCCAATATTTAGGTTTCGAAATTTtgatgggtttggttttttggaCGTTAATCACTTgctttggtttgattttgaaatCTGATTTGTCTATTATGAGAATCTTGTTTTCTTGTTCCAGctaattttgtttgggtttcaaaccatgatttttttttggatgaaactttttggggtttttctttgtatttttttggatttcaatCTGTTCATACTGGTATAGGTTTTggattttgcttcttctttttttttttttttttttttttttatacgcATAGTGAAtggattttttagttttattattttctttttcgttttatTTTCTGGGTAATGGAGTGGAGTcgtggttattattattaagggAAGTGACACCAAAGTCTGCTATACAATGGAGATTTCATCTTTACATAACCTATGAAATGTTGACAAGATGCAATCCGTGCCAAATTGCTAGATTATGCAATACCACCGATATTGTTCTCAAATATATGTGATTTTAGTAGCCAATAATGATTTCAGTTCCCTGTTAAATGAATGTATGTAAACTTTGTAAGCTAACTCCTTGTACTAAAAACAATACTTCAAATACCAACATGAAATGTTCAATAGTTGTACCCAATGAGCTCTAGATGCAGAAAGAGGGCTTGGACTTTGAATTCCTTGTGGaatcaattttaaaacttatgaaaAGTATTGCTTTGCACCAAATAAGCACAAAAACTAGAAATGCACGTTATAATCATAATGTAATTGGTAACTGGGTGCTATAGATCTGTTTTATGTAGTGTTTATTGAGTAAGTGACAATCACAATTGATGCTGCTGTGGCGTTACCCCAACCATTTGAAGTTGGCAAGAATTACCATCAGAACTCCAATACGTCACACCCATCATActagttaatttttttgaatgaatCAATTAATCAGCATTTGCGCAGGtttaaagggtaaattacaatgACAACCCCTGTGCTTTGTCACTAAAACAATGGCATCTGCATTGGCAGATTTATGTTAGGGCCAGGGGGCAAAATTCTAATAAAATCTTCTGTGTATGTGTATTAagtatgtatatttttttttctcgaaATTTTGGTGGACAAATATTTTAAACAGTTAccaaaaatttatcatatccaaattgatgtatttgctctgtttaactttcttttcgatcaaattttccaaaatctGCATACCATATCCTTAGTATCCTATATTATCTTGAATTAACCATTGGTTGATTTCATATGTATGTcactttaattaagaaaaagtgGTTCTGGCTGAGTCAATTTGAATTTGAGTTTTAATTCAATCTAAACTTGATGTTCGTAATTAGATGTAAGTCCATTTCTAGACCCACTTTTGTTTATTAACTTGAGTTATTTCTTTATGCTGATTTGCAATAGGAAAGTTGGAGCAGTTATTGGTGTTGCTGGAAAGGACTGATGATAGGAAGCATAATAAGCATTGTCATTGATTATGAACAATATACTTCTTcccttgtaatcaaatttgttAGGATGGACCATGATAAATTTAGTGTGATGtagtttgtatttttcttctgtTTATTGTCAAATGCATGCTAATTATGTAATCACATGAAAGAGTTGTATAATAATATAATCTATCTTGGATAGATATTTGCTACCCTTTACCATATTGAAATTATACATAGTTGTAATTAGAAGAATAGAGaatattttaatgtaaaattaaattgaaaatttccaaATCTCACTTGATCAAGATTTAAATTTTCTCTAGcaaattttagttttgttcAAGCGACTTAAGTTTCGCTCCATCAAAGGACAAGCAAACTTTCTGTAAAGaccttgttgaatttttttttttctattattgaaGAATTTACTCGAGTAAGAAGGGTCGTTCACTCAAGaaacaattgcaaaaaaaaaaaaaaaaaaaaaaaaaaaacacatgtttACTAGAAAATTTTGTAGAATGACAAGAGAGCATTGGCAACATTTTAGAGTGTTTATTTCAGCATAAGTGACATTTCAAATGTGTATTTTCTTTGGCAATGAAGGTATAAGTCACCTTTCAaatgtgttttttattattattattattataactcttcattccttataaataaaaaaccatattttggggggggggggggtcaaaTTTTTCTCTCCATATAATGAAATTCACAAAATtccccaattttttatttgtagaaTCTTGATTAGTTGTATTTAGGAGATGGTTTGCTTACAAACCCATTAGAAAACTTATTTGAGTGGAGACACTTCTGAACATTCACATAATCCGAATATCATACAATAGACCCTTTACAAAGTTTAAATTCTATTACAAACATTTAGAGATCAGGTGAGGgaaaaaatatagcaaaaaattgtagaatataaagatcaaaattttcttgttcaTAGTGTTAATTagcaaaacataattttttttttttttttgcattagtATCACTTAGTATTCAAAtgaatagttttaaaattttcaaattggtTTTCAAGTTTCTAATTGACAATACATTCATCTAAAATAAAACCTGTCATgattcaaaatacaaaaagagaatCATAAGATTACAAATacatttgaaataaaacctgtcacaattttttcttttttaagtttctaACTGACAATACATTCATCTGAAATAAAACCTATCTTGCTTGGAGGTATACAAAAAGAGAATCATAAGATTACAAATGCATCTGAAATAAAACCTGTCACAATTTGCAATATAAGTTTCTAATTGACAATACATTCACCTAAAATAAAACTTGTCATGATTCAGAATACAAAAAGATAATCATAAGATTacaaattcatttgaaataaaACATGTCATgattcaaaatacaaaaaaagaatcATATGACTGAAGATAcatcttaaaataaaacttgtctCAATTCAAACTACAAGAAGATGGTTCTATCCACCacaattaaaatattgtatagcaaaaaatatttgctTCCCAATGCATTATCTTGATCACAAAACTTGTTTGAACATCAGCTTTCTTGGAATTGTTGTAATAGATCCTACATAAAAGAAAGtacaaccaaataccaaaaaataaaaaattagaatgagcacagtttaaaaaaaaaaattcaatatattctAATTAAACAATAAGTGGTCATACCGTAAATGATGACTGGTTAGGATGTATATGCATagtagatgatgatgatgatgtagaaggATACGTTGCAGCTGGCAAAGAATCCTAAAGATGAATGACAAATACAATTtagaataaataacaaaatcatCCATTACAGAACAATTTATACtaagtaaaaaaatcaaatacatcaTATACCTGTACAAAACTTGTGGAGTGCAATGTATTTGCTATGACTGATGGGTTCAACCTTGCTATCAAAGATTcctaattcaaaaaattaaaagttcatTTTGGAAAATATCATTAAAGATATGTATTATTATGAAAttcaatatattataattaaataacctCAGTTTGACTTTGTTGATGCATTAACTCCCAGTGTGGTGTCAAGCTTGTATTTGCAACTTCCCTACaagaagaaattttataaaccaaaaatttaaataataaattaatacaaaaatcaataattttatataattaccTGGAATGCTTATGTGACGGACAATTGCTTCTCATATGACCCGTTTCTTTGCAAATGCTACACTTTCTCTTCTTCGTCAATTGTTTTTCTCTTGGATGCTTTTGTCTCAAAGCTTTAGGCCTTCCCTTTGAAGGAACATGTGGAGGGTCTCGCAAAGCAATTGGAAGATTTGATAATACTTGATTGTTTAATGTAGTATTATCAGGACTTCCTGAATCATCAACATCACAAACATCTTGCATGCCTAGAAGCTCCTCATGAACCTTTTGTAAAGTTTGTCCAAGATGCTTGTATTTCTTCTCTGACTGTGATGCTGCCTCTGCAACTTCCAAAAATTGAAGCATCAAACTATTTCTCATCAAGGTAGAAGAAATTTGTGGCTCAACCTGTACGACATCTCCAGATATTTCATGTACAATGCGCTTCTTGGCATTTATTGTCCATCTCTctaaaatataatgtgatgGAAAAAAGTGCACAAGAGATTTCTTCACAAAAACAGCAAGAATATCCCTACAAATAATTCCAACAAACTCAAACATATGGCATGTACAAATAGCTTTTGTCTCAACAGTATCCAGTGACACTTCATAAAATGGACTTTCTTTCCCGTGAGCTACCACCTTATATATCTTCTTCACTCCTTCTTCACAATATTTAGATGCCTTGtatttttactacaaaataaCTCTTCTTGAAATTTCATAAACATCTTTCTTGTATAAACTTTTGCCGCCTCTACTTCCATCTTATAACATGTTTTCAAAATTGGCACTGAATTTTTTGTCTTTACATCCTGTTCTTTCTCTTTAAGATAACATGCATTCAAAGCTTGCTCATATTGATACACAAAGTCACTTATCGTTGTACTTGAACGaacataatctttaaaaaatttattcatgcTTTCACTCCTTTGAGTTGTAGACATCCCAGcacaaaatttccttcgtaaGTAAGCGGGAACCCATTTTTCACGCCGCATGTAAAGATTTCCCAACCAATCGTTATCCCCCAATCCATAGTTCTCCATAATCTTACTCCATCCTAACTCAAACTCTTCAATGGTGAGTGTATCATGGATGCAATGGTGAAATTCTCCCTGAAAATATggatatttattatatatatgagacAACTGATCTGGAACTTTCTGTAAAATATGCCACATACACAATCTATGAGTTGCATTAGGTAATACATTTGCAATTGCATTAGCCATAGCCTTGTCATCATCTGTGATAATTGTAGAAGGAGGATTTCCAAGCATTGCATTAAGCTAAGTCTTCAACAACCATGTATAAGATTCAGTTGTTTCATTCACAAGCAAAGCACATCCAAACATCACCGATTGATGATGGTGGTTAACTCCTGTGAAAGGAACAAAAGGCATCTTATAAGTATTTGTTTGGTATGTAGCATCAAAAGTAACAACATCTCCAAAATATTGGTATGCAATTCTTGACCTAGCATCTGCCCAAAAGCAATTACCCATGCACCCATTTTCATCAACTTCAACTGCATAAACAAAACCTGGATTTTTACATTGTtgctcaataaaatatttatacatTCCCTGGGCATCTCCATCTTGAAGcaactttcttcttttattacccaaataattttgaatatcAACCGGAATACATCCAACATTATAATCACCACCAGATTCTTTAATTAACACAGACATTATCTTGCTTGGAGGTATACCTGTCTCATTAAGTGTATATATAAGATTCCTTTGGGCATTTGTTATCACTCTATGCCCACGAAGCATGCTTGTACTCTTAGGAGTAAGAAGCTCATGATTATGATCCTCCACAAACTTACACACAACCCATgtatcttcaattttctttaaaccTATCATTGCTTTGCATCCTACTCTTGTTTCTGCACGCTCTGGACCTATTCTTTCTGTGTCTTCATCACGTCTACGACGAAACCCTTCCTTTGAACAAACATATTCAATACCAACCAATATTCTATCATTTTTAGTCTTTCGAGTATGATTTACTCGTATGCCAAACCCCTTTCGCCTTGCATATGCATTATAACATGCTTTCGCATCCTTAAGCTTATCAAATACCATATTGAGACATGGTTCCAAATGCCTATTGCATGCAAAAGGTTGATTTGAATCATTTAATGACAAGTCTACATCATTTTGATCTTCGTTTATTTCTGACTCATCATCCACCATATCATAAAGTGAGATTGTTTCAGGTTCTTCATTGCTTGCACTCATATTTTCAATTcaagtaattttaaatttcaaaataacctataaaaaacaaaagagaagaaaaattcataAGAAACGATTGagaataaattcaaatattgtgCCATTACAATACCAAACTTGCCCAATTTGGCAAACTTGTTTAATTACAAACTTGTTTTAGGATACAAGTAAAGAGTAAATCCAACAACTTAATACAAAACTGGTTgcaatttgaatttttagaatttcaaattaattccaCATAAGCACAACAAAGGCAGGGTACATTTGAACACCCTGCTCAACAACTCAATAAACACTACATAAAATAGATCTAACTACATCTTTAATTGTACTCTGGTACATATAGAGAGCAAATTGACATTACAAGtaggaaaaaattgaaattacaagtaatataaaattatatttgaaactAAGAATATGATAATAtctatcaaataaataataccAGTTGTGTCCCAAAGGCCTAGGTTCACGGTGGAGAATTCAACAACCACAGTAAAAATGAAGGACCAAAGTAAAGGTTTTGGACTCAGATTTGAGGAAGTCAGCCGCTAATACCTTTCAGAAGGCTAAGGACATCTGCAACAGTAAATCGGTAACAATCACATATATAGTACAATTGATTAGGATCACATCTTATAAAGTAGAACTCATTGATTCAAATCTTTCCCTTTTCTTGATTTGGGGACAATTACGtgtgcataataaataaataaggaaatgCGAAAGctactaaaaatattataaaataaaataaaaaaataaaaaaaactagtcaCTGACAATTAATATGATTAGTATCACTTTaatcatataaataattaattttttgaattaattttttttgtgattaataataCATTAGTGTATAAGATTTATGTAATTAGAATTATAGTACCTgcttaacaaaaagaaataaaaataaaagatcaaTGTTATTGAGCCGGCTGTGACTTACATGGTTGAGTGAGTGTCATGTTGCTGCTAACCTTTGTAAATGGCACTAATTGTATGCAAGGCCTGCATAATTACACTCAAAATGATCTTTCTAGATACTAAATAATTGACATAGTATTATTGGAGAATTGGAACCTATAGGCCGGCCAGACCTTCTAGAATGAATTTTTGCATTATGGTAAGAATTATTGTTATAGCTTATAGAATTAATGAATTAAAATTTCTGTGCAGATTGATGATGTGTCAATTGAAGTGAGTCATGGAGATCCCCGGAATGTTTTGTGTGAGGCTATAGATAAACACCATGCATCAATTTTGGTAATGGGCAGTCATGGTTATGGAGCAATTAAAAGGTACAATTCTATAGCACCCAGTTACCAATTACATTATGACTATAACGTGCATTTCTAGTTTTTGTGCTTATTTGGTGCAAAGCAATACTtttcataagttttaaaattgattCCACAAGGAATTCAAAGTCCAAACCCTCTTTCTGCATCTAGAGCTCATTGGGTACAACTATTGAACATTTCATGTTGGTATTTGAAGTATTGTTTTTAGTACAAGGAGTTAGCTTACAAAGTTTACATACATTCATTCAACAGGGAACTGAAATCATTATTGGCTACTAAAATCACATATATTTGAGAACAATATCGGTGGTATTGCATAATCTAGCAATTTGGCACGGATTGCATCTTGTCAACATTTCATAGGTTATGTAAAGATGAAATCTCCATTGTATAGCAGACTTTGGTGTCACTTcccttaataataataaccacgACTCCACTCCATTACCCAGAAAataaaacgaaaaagaaaataataaaactaaaaaatccaTTCACTATgcgtataaaaaataaaaataaaaataaagaagcaaAATCCAAAACCTATACCAGTATGAATAGattgaaatccaaaaaaatacaaagaaaaaccccaaaaagtttcatcctaaaaaaaatcatggtttgaaacccaaacaaaattagCTGGAACAAGAAAACAAGATTCTCATAATAGACAAATCAGATTTCGAAATCAAACCAAAGCAAGTGATTAACGtccaaaaaaccaaacccatcaAAATTTCGAAACCTAAATATTGGGGAGATaactaatcaaacaataaaGGGTTAATCGGAACAAACCGCAATATTTGGGTGCATGGGCGACGGCTCAGAACGACGCTGTGGCAGCTCCAGTGGTGAGGAGGAGCTCCGTTGGTCAGAGGAGAGGAGGCGGTGGCAGCTCTGTTTGGGCAGAGGAGAGGAGGTGTTGGCAGCTCCGTTGGTCAGAGGAGAAGGCTTCTGAACACGTTCTGTTCTGTTTggtgatttttggttttatttgagCTACAATCCTGTGTGATAGAGTGTACTGAGGTCTCATTGTATATATGACGTGACAGCTCCTGATTGGTGGCGTAAATAGCCTCTTTTCTGCCAGCTCCGGACAGAACGTTTTCTCAAGAAGTAAAGCTCTTTTCTTGACTTCATCACCTTTCTTTATTCATCATCTTTATCACTGAAAggcaatttaaaattttaattgattagtTTCTATTTCTAGCTATCCATTAAGTATATGGATAGGCTAAACTTGACCAAACAATGGAAATGGTAGGTTACTTTTTATTTGAACCTCCTCTATGCATGTCCAACTCTCAGATTCTAACTGCGGACGTGCTATTCACTGAGAATAAATCTGATTCCATTAACTTTAACCTCATACAAATGCACAGCTCATGTGGATTTCTGTGGGTTGTGGTAATTATGAGGACACTATCAAACAgcaataatttctaaatttttttttctgccgACAACCTGTGGAGGTGGTGAAgcagaaagagagagggaaatgtagagagagaaatggggagagagagagagagtcaaatgtcaaactttttttttggggtttagagataggtttagaaagtaataaatgaaaataattattagaTTCTAATCAGaattttgtaataattatagtattttttttaaccattggatctacttaaatctaatggtttaaaaaaggtgtaactctaaaagagttacaccaggtgtaacttgaacccatctcatatatatatatatatatatatataaattgtcaTGGTAAACAAATGAAATAGCAATTTTATCTTAGCTCACTTATCTTGCTACAATGGCTAATCTATGTAGCTTAGG
This genomic stretch from Quercus robur chromosome 4, dhQueRobu3.1, whole genome shotgun sequence harbors:
- the LOC126721939 gene encoding protein FAR1-RELATED SEQUENCE 5-like, whose translation is MSASNEEPETISLYDMVDDESEINEDQNDVDLSLNDSNQPFACNRHLEPCLNMVFDKLKDAKACYNAYARRKGFGIRVNHTRKTKNDRILVGIEYVCSKEGFRRRRDEDTERIGPERAETRVGCKAMIGLKKIEDTWVVCKFVEDHNHELLTPKSTSMLRGHRVITNAQRNLIYTLNETGIPPSKIMSVLIKESGGDYNVGCIPVDIQNYLGNKRRKLLQDGDAQGMYKYFIEQQCKNPGFVYAVEVDENGCMGNCFWADARSRIAYQYFGDVVTFDATYQTNTYKMPFVPFTGVNHHHQSVMFGCALLVNETTESYTWLLKT